The following are encoded in a window of Phaeodactylum tricornutum CCAP 1055/1 chromosome 29, whole genome shotgun sequence genomic DNA:
- the CDKA2 gene encoding predicted protein (putative B-type CDK involved in G2-M transition) produces MERYHKIEKPGSNLGEGTYGVVYKALDRQTDEIVALKRIRLEVEDEGIPSTALREISLLRELSHPNIVDLKDCVQEDGKLYLVFEFLDKDLKKYMESCTGLLSKALIKSYTFQCLRGLAFCHARGVMHRDLKPQNLLVTRDGCLKIADFGLARAFCPPIRPLTHEVVTLWYRPPEILLGSQTYAPPMDVWAIGAILVEMITKRPLFPGDSEIDQLYKIFRQLGTPREDVWPGVTQLQDWSTTFPVWFKSPFSQNVLENLEPAGLELLETILAYDPKDRITAKESLDHAYFDDLDKENI; encoded by the exons ATGGAACG TTACCATAAGATAGAAAAGCCAGGCTCCAATCTCGGTGAAGGAACGTATGGTGTGGTATACAAGGCCCTTGATCGTCAGACGGACGAGATTGTTGCCCTCAAGCGTATCCGATTGGAAGTCGAAGACGAAGGCATTCCCTCGACGGCTCTCCGTGAAATATCTCTGTTGCGGGAACTTTCGCACCCGAACATTGTCGACTTGAAGGACTGTGTTCAGGAAGATGGCAAGCTTTACCTCGTTTTCGAATTCCTTGacaaggatttgaaaaagtaCATGGAAAGCTGCACCGGACTACTCTCGAAGGCTTTGATCAAGTCGTATACGTTCCAGTGTCTCCGGGGTTTGGCGTTCTGTCATGCGCGTGGTGTCATGCACCGTGACCTGAAGCCACAGAATCTCTTGGTTACAAGGGACGGGTGTCTTAAGATAGCGGACTTTGGTCTAGCCCGGGCCTTCTGCCCTCCGATCCGTCCTTTGACACACGAAGTTGTCACTCTGTGGTACCGCCCTCCCGAGATCTTGCTTGGTTCGCAGACGTATGCTCCTCCGATGGACGTTTGGGCTATCGGAGCGATCCTCGTTGAGATGATCACCAAGCGCCCTTTGTTCCCGGGAGATTCGGAAATTGACCAGCTGTACAAGATTTTCCGTCAGTTGGGAACTCCACGGGAAGATGTTTGGCCGGGCGTGACCCAACTACAGGATTGGAGTACGACTTTCCCCGTTTGGTTCAAGTCTCCCTTCTCGCAGAATGTCTTGGAAAACTTGGAGCCAGCGGGATTGGAGCTGTTGGAAACCATTCTTGCGTACGATCCCAAGGATCGTATCACGGCGAAAGAATCTCTCGATCACGCTTATTTTGATGACTTGGATAAGGAAAACATCTGA
- a CDS encoding predicted protein, whose amino-acid sequence MKFSAFVVFFLPLAFATERSANNLPERYLNSPTGPSLTGPSLTGPSLTGPSATGPSMTGPSATGPSMTGPSMTGPSMTGPSDSDDRRLKSPSSTGPSATGPSMTGPSATGPSMTGPSMTGPSMTGPSDSDDRRLRSPSSTGPSLTGPSATGPSMTGPSATGPSMTGPSMTGPSDSDDRRLRSPSSTGPSLTGPSLTGPSATGPSMTGPSVTGPSMTGPSDSDDRRLRSPSSTGPSLTGPSGTGPSMTGPSATGPSVTGPSATGPSMTGPSMTGPSDSDDRRLRSPSSTGPSLTGPSATGPSMTGPSVTGPSMTGPSMTGPSDSDDRRLRSPSSTGPSLTGPSMTGPSATGPSVTGPSVTGPSMTGPSDSDDRFLRRRNKM is encoded by the exons ATGAAGTTCTCCGCCTTCGTCGTTTTCTTTCTCCCCCTTGCTTTTGCAACCGAACGCTCGGCCAACAACCTG CCCGAACGGTACCTAAATAGTCCGACTGGACCTAGTTTGACGGGTCCTAGTTTGACTGGTCCTAGTTTGACGGGTCCTAGCGCCACCGGGCCAAGCATGACGGGTCCCAGCGCCACCGGGCCAAGCATGACGGGTCCAAGTATGACGGGACCTAGCATGACTGGACCCAGCGACAGCGATGATCGTCGTCTCAAGAGCCCCAGCTCTACGGGTCCTAGCGCCACCGGGCCAAGCATGACGGGTCCCAGCGCCACCGGGCCAAGCATGACGGGTCCAAGTATGACGGGACCTAGCATGACTGGACCCAGCGACAGCGATGACCGTCGTCTCAGGAGCCCCAGCTCTACGGGTCCTAGTTTGACGGGTCCTAGCGCCACCGGGCCAAGCATGACGGGTCCCAGCGCCACAGGTCCAAGTATGACGGGACCTAGCATGACTGGACCTAGCGACAGCGATGACCGTCGTCTCAGGAGCCCCAGTTCTACGGGTCCTAGTTTGACTGGTCCTAGTTTGACGGGTCCTAGCGCCACCGGGCCAAGCATGACGGGTCCAAGTGTCACAGGCCCCAGCATGACTGGACCCAGCGACAGCGATGACCGTCGTCTCAGGAGCCCCAGCTCTACGGGTCCTAGTTTGACTGGCCCTAGTGGCACAGGTCCTAGTATGACGGGCCCCAGCGCCACAGGGCCAAGCGTGACGGGTCCCAGCGCCACAGGTCCAAGTATGACGGGACCTAGTATGACTGGACCCAGCGACAGCGATGACCGTCGTCTCAGGAGCCCCAGCTCTACGGGTCCTAGTTTGACGGGTCCTAGCGCCACCGGGCCAAGCATGACGGGTCCCAGCGTCACAGGTCCAAGTATGACGGGACCTAGCATGACTGGACCTAGCGACAGCGATGACCGTCGTCTCAGGAGCCCCAGTTCTACGGGTCCTAGTTTGACTGGTCCTAGTATGACGGGCCCCAGCGCCACAGGGCCAAGCGTGACTGGTCCAAGTGTCACGGGCCCAAGCATGACTGGACCCAGCGACAGCGATGACCGTTTCCTCAGGCGCCGGAACAAGATGTAG
- a CDS encoding predicted protein → MTKDCLDGDSGLHGAFSISPTRFTVPTSRFRHNAGTVGRQRPWKSHPWVASTMEPALGRGPARSLSCPHKHHYHYHTPSVEGQFDNALEEDPVLPPARARFASVPPPPRSGNNSLRHDRSQPTSLRLRLAPKENSTLPQHLVPSHTMNRPTPVRTVTTTHVQQPPPPPPLIHSTVVVRAISPPSPWTHTPPLPPPTGARLPLSPRPVPKLVPKLVPTSHYHHLSHPSLKIIPDYRMDPAMRLPIARTVPSDWEHQTSPVVTLAVRDILLGRGGGTNQHAGNLWYRALLQHYRLAYTQAPKFDKAQLARNLTNYIRLCGGRFLQKGTLAQPPGAVSVHRHGNGGDCYYEVGDVRARLKVTQVLREEPPNTRKRRRTRTEEETTNAPLTAAAMFEQHQQQSSAQKR, encoded by the exons ATGACGAAGGATTGCCTTGACGGAGACTCGGGTTTACACGGAGCCTTTTCGATTTCCCCGACGAGATTCACCGTTCCAACGAGTCGATTCCGACACAATGCGGGTACCGTCGGAAGGCAACGTCCTTGGAAGTCACATCCATGGGTCGCTTCGACGATGGAACCGGCCCTGGGGCGTGGCCCCGCCCGTAGCCTCTCTTGCCCCCACAAACACCACTACCATTACCACACACCGTCGGTAGAAGGACAATTCGACAATGCCCTGGAAGAAGACCCTGTTCTGCCTCCAGCGCGTGCGCGCTTCGCCtcggtaccaccaccaccacggtCCGGAAACAACAGTCTCCGCCACGATCGGTCCCAGCCCACGTCGTTGCGATTGCGGCTGGCACCCAAGGAGAATTCCACGCTACCCCAACACTTGGTTCCGAGCCATACAATGAATCGGCCAACCCCCGTCCGGACCGTGACAACCACACACGTACagcaaccaccaccaccaccaccattgaTACACtccaccgtcgtcgtccgtgcCATTTCCCCACCATCACCCTGGACGCACACTCCTCCTTTACCACCACCAACCGGTGCGAGACTGCCCTTGTCACCTCGTCCCGTACCCAAGCTCGTTCCCAAGCTTGTTCCCACGTCCCACTATCACCACTTGTCGCACCCCAGTCTCAAGATTATTCCCGATTACCGCATGGATCCCGCCATGCGCTTGCCCATTGCCCGGACTGTACCGTCCGATTGGGAACACCAAACGTCACCGGTAGTGACCTTGGCCGTGCGGGATATTCTG TTGGGACGAGGCGGGGGCACGAATCAACACGCCGGTAACCTGTGGTACCGCGCCTTACTCCAGCACTACCGACTCGCCTACACACAAGCGCCTAAATTCGACAAGGCCCAATTGGCCCGCAATTTGACCAATTACATACGCTTGTGCGGTGGACGGTTTTTGCAAAAGGGGACTCTTGCCCAACCTCCCGGGGCAGTGTCGGTGCACCGGCACGGCAACGGTGGCGATTGCTACTATGAAGTCGGTGACGTTCGGGCACGCCTGAAAGTCACGCAAGTCTTACGGGAAGAACCACCCAACACCCGCAAACGTCGTCGCACACGAACGGAGGAAGAGACAACCAACGCTCCCCTCACGGCCGCCGCCATGTTCgaacaacatcaacaacaatcgTCGGCACAAAAACGATAG
- a CDS encoding predicted protein encodes MSPTADFTLSDFPHKVLDPIATDTTAPSYASLLLAQRQLSANASAIPSLNGGGAHGHMALTLTDEAYAELSDIPFVIPVAPPADPEPGTTQPQITENNRLHKRAVATHSLYVAVNNALRRQILDAVPRVYVRDLEHPQFAYSHVSCRDLLDHLWRNFGTITASDLKSNIQSMYTPWNPVDPIETIFHRLNDAIAYSIAGRDPITEAAAVRAGYDVLEHSGLFPRACETWRTASPDTHTLANLRALFKVADTDRKRTVTTGTLGYANVLTTAPSVLPSPLPDALSLPFSALSVSNSSATLSEKTYCWTHGSSNNRRHTSATLNSSVVPSPPSIHTSAIADTGCTGHYITVSCPHSHPQPASHPLAVRVPNGAILRSSHTATLALPGFSPTACQAHIFPDLASHPLLSIGQLCDDGCTATFSATRLDIHRDATLLLSGARSPHTGLWHLDLTPPQPPATAHALVPNTPLADRIAFVHASLFSPALSTWCQALDSGHLATFPDVSSRQVRKYPPSSPAMIKGHLDQQRANLRSTKLSPVCFPLSTEPPAAAAPDLDPPDAHPVARTHHVFVAHQRVTGQIYTDQPGRFLTPSSAGHNDMLVLYDYDSNAIHVELMKNKSGPEILAAYQRAHALFTQRGLRPQLQRLDNEASTALQAFMTLEHVDFQLAPPHLHRRNAAERAIRTFKNHFIAGLCTTNPDFPLHLWDRLLPQALITLNLLRRSRINPKLSAHAQLHGAFDYNRTPLAPPGTRVLVHVKPAVRETWAPHAVEGWYLGPALNHYRCHRVWITETRAERVADTLSWFPTRIPMPAASSTDRALAAARDLVHALQNPSPASPFAPLDANQHQALTDLANLFATVAAPVDDVPAPAPVPPVRPPAPATPLAQHFRGCPPRPPITLAPATPAVAAAQHANNRQPQP; translated from the exons ATGTCCCCGACCGCCGACTTCACCCTTtccgactttcctcacaaagtcctcgatCCCATCGCCACCGACACCACTGCTCCCTCGTACGCGTCGCTTCTCCTGGCCCAACGCCAACTCAGTGCCAACGCGTCCGCCATTCCCAGCCTTAATGGCGGCGGGGCCCATGGTCACATGGCCCTCACGCTCACTGACGAAGCTTACGCGGAACTTTCCGACATCCCGTTCGTCATCCCCGTTGCTCCCCCTGCCGACCCTGAACCCGGCACCACGCAACCTCAAAtcaccgaaaacaaccgcCTCCACAAACGCGCTGTAGCCACCCACAGCCTCTACGTGGCGGTCAACAACGCTCTCCGTCGCCAGATCCTCGACGCTGTTCCTCGCGTGTACGTTCGCGACCTGGAGCACCCCCAGTTTGCCTACAGCCATGTTTCCTGTCGCGACCTTCTCGACCATCTCTGGCGCAACTTCGGTACCATCACCGCTTCCGACTTAAAAAGCAACATCCAATCTATGTACACCCCTTGGAACCCGGTTGACCCCATCGAAACCATTTTTCATCGCTTAAATGATGCCATCGCGTACTCGATAGCCGGCCGTGACCCCATCACCGAGGCCGCCGCCGTTCGCGCCGGCTACGACGTGCTCGAGCACTCGGGCCTGTTTCCACGTGCCTGTGAAACCTGGCGCACCGCCTCGCCCGATACCCACACGCTTGCCAATCTGCGCGCCCTTTTCAAAGTCGCCGATACCGACCGAAAGCGCACCGTCACCACCGGCACCCTCGGTTACGCCAACGTCCTTACCACCGCGCCATCGGTTCTCCCTTCGCCCTTGCCCGACGCGCTCAGCCTTCCTTTCTCAGCCCTCTCGGTGTCCAATTCCTCTGCCACCCTCTCTGAGAAAActtattgctggacccatggGTCCAGCAACAACCGTCGGCACACTAGTGCCAC TCTTAACTCGtctgtagtcccctccccgcctagcATACACACCTCAGCCATCGCCGACACCGGCTGCACAGGACACTACATCACCGTGTCCTGTCCCCACTCCCACCCACAACCTGCCTCTCATCCCCTTGCCGTCCGCGTTCCCAACGGCGCTATTCTCCGCTCGAGCCACACAGCCACTCTCGCTCTCCCTGGATTTTCCCCCACCGCTTGCCAGGCGCACATCTTTCCCGACCTAGCTTCCCATCCCCTCCTCTCCATCGGCCAACTCTGCGACGACGGCTGTACGGCCACTTTCTCGGCCACTCGCCTTGACATTCATCGCGACGCTACCCTGCTGCTCTCTGGCGCCCGCTCCCCCCACACCGGCCTCTGGCACCTCGATCTTACCCCTCCCCAGCCCCCTGCCACAGCCCACGCTCTGGTTCCCAACACCCCACTTGCCGACCGCATCGCTTTTGTTCACGCCTCGCTCTTCTCCCCAGCTCTCTCTACCTGGTGCCAGGCCCTCGACTCCGGCCACCTTGCGACTTTTCCAGACGTTTCCTCCCGCCAAGTCCGCAAGTACCCACCTAGCTCCCCCGCGATGATCAAGGGTCACCTCGACCAACAACGCGCGAACCTGCGCTCCACCAAGCTCTCCCCTGTCTGTTTCCCTCTCTCGACGGAACCCCCTGCTGCCGCTGCGCCCGACCTCGACCCTCCTGACGCCCACCCCGTCGCCCGCACacaccatgtctttgttgcCCACCAAAGGGTTACCGGTCAAATCTACACGGACCAGCCGGGTCGTTTCCTCACTCCTTCCAGTGCAGGCCACAACGACATGCTTGTTCTTTATGATTACGACAGCAATGCTATCCACgtcgaactcatgaagaacaagtccggcCCCGAGATTCTGGCTGCCTACCAACGTGCTCACGCTCTTTTCACCCAGCGCGGCCTACGTCCCCAACTTCAGCGCCTCGATAACGAAGCCTCTACCGCCCTCCAAGCCTTCATGACCTTAGAGCATGTCGACTTTCAGCTAGCACCCCCCCATCTGCACCGTCGTAATGCCGCCGAACGGGCCATACGCACCTTCAAGAATCACTTTATTGCTGGCCTCTGCACCACGAACCCGGATTTTCCCCTTCATCTTtgggaccgcctcctcccACAAGCCCTTATCACCCTAAACCTTCTTCGGCGctcccgcatcaatcccaagTTGTCCGCCCACGCACAACTTCACGGGGCCTTCGACTACAACCGCACCCCGCTTGCTCCTCCTGGCACGCGCGTCTTAGTTCATGTCAAGCCCGCTGTTCGCGAAACCTGGGCCCCCCATGCTGTTGAAGGTTGGTATCTCGGCCCCGCTCTCAACCATTATCGCTGCCATCGCGTCTGGATCACGGAAACACGTGCCGAACGTGTTGCGGACACCCTTTCCTGGTTCCCGACCCGCATTCCCATGCccgccgcttcgtccaccgaccgcgccctggccgccgcccgtgaCCTAGTACATGCCCTCCAGAATCCTTCCCCTGCGTCTCCGTTCGCCCCCCTCGATGCCAACCAGCACCAGGCCCTTACCGACCTCGCCAATCTCTTTGCCACCGTGGCCGCCCCAGTCGACGACGTCCCCGCACCCGCTCCAGTGCCTCCGGTCCGTCCCCCTGCCCCAGCAACTCCCCTTGCTCAG cacttccgagggtgcccacccCGGCCACCTATCACTCTCGCACCGGCAACCccggccgtcgccgccgcacagcacgcaaacaaccggcaaccccaaccctag